Genomic window (Paenibacillus sp. 37):
ACACTTCATGCCGCCAATACCGCGGAATTGGAGCGATTACGTGTAGAAATAAGACAAACCGATGACGCGAAGGTCGCAGCTCTAGCCGAAAAGGTAAAGCAAACCCAAGCCCGATATGAGCCGCTATTCGCCCTCTATAGTTCAGTCAATAGACAGTTGGATGCAGCCAAAGCCATCAAAAATAAGGAATGGAGTGCAGCGATCCGTACTCAGGCAGAGACGTTGAAACCCGTTGTGAAACTTGCCAGAGAAGACATCCGGATCAAGAAAAAGGAACTTGCTGAAGCACGTAAACGGAAGAGCGCTGAAATAAAACGTTTACGAGTTATACTAGCAGGGGCCGACTCCGCGAAGAAACAGATTCAAACGGCTAAAAAACAGGCGAGTTTGGCTAAAGAACGATATTCCAACGCTCTACAACAGTTCAAACAGAATACAAAGCAAGGCCAAACGTCACGTGTACTCAGCTCATTGAACACATTGGCTTCTGCAGCAGAGAAGTGGACAGGCACAAAACAAAACATTCATACACTGGAGCAAAAAGTATTTACTACGTATGTGAAAGTCAGACAGGAAATCGCGAAGAGACCCAAATAAGAGGAAACCTGGTTCTCCCTGCTACGTACACCACTTTAGATGTAAAGACGCTTCGATGATGATGGAACGAGGTGGAACTATTGCAGTCCAAATTGGAAACGAAACGTACGGGGGCAAAAGGTTTTAAACGTAAACGGTACTGGATTCCCAGCGTTGTACTCATTTTGATCATAGGTTTTATTGGGGTTGGTACACAATGGACACCAAAAATAACGGTATTTTTATTAAAATCATTAATTGAAACTGCTAATCCAGACATGAATAACAAGGACACTATGCTCTCGGATGGGATAACTCGTGTTGTGGATGTACTCTATGCAGACGAAGGGCGTAATGACAGTACGCTGGATATCTATTATCCTTCCGTAACTTCGGAACCTTTGCCTGTCGTGCTGTGGGTTCATGGCGGTGGATGGGTCTTGGGAGACAAAGCGGATATCACAGAGTATGCCGTACAATTAGCCAAGCAGGGTTACGTTGTCGTCAGTATGAATTATGCGCTCGCACCAGATACGACATATCCCACTCCCGTGATCCAGACGAATCAGGCTTTGATGTATGTGAAGAACCATGTCAGCGAGTATCAGGGTGACCCGGATAACATATTTCTCGCAGGCAACTCGGCAGGTGCCCAGATTGCAAGTCAGACTGCGGCCGTGGTGACGAATCCATCCCTAGCCAAGCTGATGAATATAACACGAGTAGCCCAACCGGATGATTTGCGCGGGGTTCTTCTATTCTGTGGTCCTTACAATCTAAGTACAGTAGCGGAAACAGGGTTTCCACTCATACGTACATTTCTCTGGTCATATACCGGAGTCAAAACATTCGAAGACTACCCGAGACTGAATGAAATGTCGACTGTGCTTCAGGTTACTGCGGCGTACCCGCCTGCATTTATTACCTCAGGCAATGTTGACCCGTTGACCAGTCAATCGATTGAGCTGGCACAAGTCTTGAAGCGACTTGATGTTGATACGGAAACGTTATTTTTCTCGAACTCCTCAGAGAAGCTGGGACATGATTATCAATTTGATCTGAAGAGTGATGCTGGTCAACAGGCGATACGTTCGGCAGTACGATTTATGCAACAGTATAGTCGATGAGCAGACAAGTCTGTGGTACACTCGAAGCAAATGAGGGCGCAGGAGGAGAAGCATGGCAGACAAAGAAGATTTGACCCGGTTCGGGGTGGCGTTTCCTACACCTCTGATTGAGCAGTTTGACCAGTATATTGAGGAACAGGGATACAAAAACCGATCTGAGGCTTTCCGTGATCTTGTTCGCAAAACATTACTGCAACCTTCTGCATTACAATCCGACCAGGATGTGGCAGGCACCATTGTGATGGTCTACGATCACCATATCAGCGATCTTCCCATTCGTTTGATGGAGCTGCAGCACGAGGCGCATCATGACATCATTTCCAATATGCATGTACATCTGAACCATGACCAATGCCTGGAAGTAATTGCGGTACGGGGTAACTTGGGACGCTTGCGTCACCTGCATCAACAGATCCAGGTACAAAAAGGTGTATTGTATGCTGAGCTTTCTGTGACTTATGTGGATGAACTCAACAAACTGGCTTATGCTCAGAGTCATGATCAGGATGACAATCCGAATCAAAGTCAGGATCACAATCACAGTGCGAGTCAGCATGGTCACAGTCATCATCATCATCGTTCTGCCGATTAAGATGAAATGAAGTGTGAGTTAATTTCTATGAAAATATAGCGAATCTAAAAACAGACCTTTGGTTAGATGCCAACTGTCTGTTTTTTTATTGTTTGTTATAATACCTAACTTTATAAAGCGATACAGTTGCTGGTTTATATGGGTTTTCAATGATTAATTCGAATATATGAAAATATTTGGATTTTGAAGTTAACTTTATTGACATACGATTTGTGTTTTGTGCTACAATTTCTCTAAAAAGTAACACGAAAAAAGGGAGTGCAGCACATATTTAGAGGGGGAACGACCAGAATGGGCAGATTTTCATGGAGATGGGGAAAACGAAAAGGTAGAACAGGATTAGGCATTTTGCTTGTATGTTCCATTGGTTTATCTGGTTGTGCACAGGGCACAGCGCCAACAGCTTCGTCATTAGAGAATGGACAGTCAGGAACAAACTCAACCAAAGACGAATTGGTGCTGGCCGTTGGCACCGAGCCGGAAGGCGGGTTTGATCCGACAACCGGATGGGGGCAGTATGGTTCACCACTTTTCCAGAGTACTTTGCTAAAGAGAGATGCCAAACTTCAACTGGTTAACGATCTGGCTACTGAATACTCAGTTAGTGAAGATGGGCTGACCTGGACGGTCACACTTCGGAACGATGTGAAATTCTCTGATGGGGAACCCCTGACGGCTGAGGATGTAAAATTTACGTTTGAAACAGCTGCCAAGAGTGGGTCCGTGATTGATCTGACCAATATGGCTGATGTACAGGCACCTGATGATAGCACGGTCTTATTCACACTGAAATCGCCACAGTCTACATTCATCAGTCTGCTGACGACACTTGGCATTGTACCTGAACACGCCTATGGCGCTGATTATGCAGAACACCCGGTCGGATCAGGACCGTACAAGCTGGTTCAGTGGGACAAAGGACAACAGGCCATCGTGGAAGCCAATGAAGAATATTACGGTAACAAGTCTGCATTCCACAAACTCACCTTCCTCTATCTGGATGAAGATGCAGCCTACGCCGCTGCACAGGCAGGTACGGTGGATATCGCTGCGATCCCGGCAGCGTTTAGCAAACAACAGGTGAATGGCATGACATTGGAGGCCGTGAAAACCGTAGATAACCGTGGCATCATGTTCCCCATGCAACCTGCTGGTGCCAAGTCGGAAGATGGTCTTCCCGCAGGAAATGATGTGACATCCGATCTGGCCATTCGCCAAGCGGTGAATGTTGTGATTGATCGTAAGGCTTTGGTTGAGGGTGTACTGGAAGGGTACGGTCGTCCAGCCTATTCCGCTAGTGATGATCTGCCTTGGAGTAATGCGGAAGCTGTATTTACAGATGCCAATCTCGAAGAAGCGAAGCAGATTCTGGCCGCTGGTGGCTGGGTAGATGCGGATGGTGACGGTATCGTCGAGAAAAACGGAGTAAAGGCCGAGTTCAATCTGCTTTATTTTGCAGGTGATTTAACAAGACAATCTTTGGCACTGGCTGCTGCGGATATGGTTGCCCAGGCTGGAATTAAAATCAATGTTGAAGGCAAAAGCCGTGAAGAGACGAAAAAGATGGCATACTCCAACGCTGTATTATTTGGTTGGGGCAGTCATGATCCGCTGGAGACGTATAACCTCTATAGTAGTACTCACAAAGGAGAAGGATATTATAATGTGGGGCTGTATAGCAATCCTGTCGTGGATTCTTGGATGGAGAAAGCCCTTCATGCAACAAGTGAAGAAGAGGCATTACCGTTCTGGCAGAAAGCGGAATGGGATGGAACAACAGGTTTCAGTTATCAGGGTGATGCGCCATGGGCGTGGCTTGTGAACATAGATCATCTGTATCTGGTTACGAATGGCCTGAACATTGGTAAGCAGCAGATCCATCCCCATGGTCACGGCTGGCCGGTGACAACCAATCTGGAGGAATGGTCCTGGGATAACAGCACGAAATAAGAAGCATAGCGGTAGCTTTAGCCTGAATTGGGGAGAGATTGGATGACGGGCAGGAATGGATGGGCCAGATTTGTTGGTTATAAAGTGTTGCGACTCGTATCTCTATTGGTTGGAGTCAGTGTGTTGTCTTTTCTATTAATGCAATTCTCTCCTGTGGACCCGATTGAAGCCTACATTGGTGGAGACATGATCAGGGTAAGCGCCGAACAGCGCAGTCTTATCGAAGAACGTTGGGGATTGAATGAATCTCCAATGGAACGATTGCTTACCTGGGGACAAGCACTTATTCAGGGAGATTTGGGAACATCAATGATCTACAGACAGCCTGTAGCGGATATTATCCAGGAACGATTCATGAATTCTGTCGCGCTTATGGCTGTAGCCTGGCTACTATCTGGTATCTTCGGATTCACTCTTGGTGTGGTTGCTGCCATGAGAAGGGATTCAAGGCTGGATCGCCTGATCTGCTGGTATTGTTACACGCTGGCCTCCACGCCGGTATTCTGGATTGCGCTGTTGCTGCTAATGGTATTTGGGGTGTGGCTCGGATGGCTTCCAGTTGGTCTTGGGGTACCCGCAGGGATGTCGGCTGATCAGGTGACCTGGGGCGATCGGGCTATTCATATGATTCTGCCAGCGTTGACTCTCAGTCTGACCGGAGTAGCTTCCATCGCTTTGCATACCCGGCAGAAGCTTACGGATGTGCTGGAGTCGGATTATATTCTGTTTGCAAGAGCGCGGGGTGAGCGTGGATTTCAGCTGTTCCGTCGGCATGGGTTCAGACATGTTGTTTTGCCAGCCATCACGCTGCAGTTTGCTTCGTTCAGTGAACTGTTCGGTGGGGCTGTGCTTGCAGAACAGGTATTTTCATACCCCGGCCTGGGTCAGGCAACGGTTCAGGCAGGGTTACGCGGTGATGTTCCACTGCTGCTTGGACTTGTGATGTGCAGTGCGATTTTTGTTTTTACGGGTAATATGATTGCCGACATTCTGTATCGTATGATTGATCCACGGATGAAGGAGGAGCTGATGTCATGAAGCAGACGCTAGAACGCTCCTCCGAACAGACGGCAGAGAAAGCCCGAGTACAGAAAGTGAAAACTGCGAATCAAGAGGTACGGTACATGGCCGCCAGCAATCAATATTCCCGCAATCCTCGCCAAAGAGCGGTGATCTGGGGAAGCCTTGCGGTGATTTGGATTGCCGTTGTGTGGTTGACGGGCAGGCTGCTTCCGGCTGGTTCTACGCTGACTTCATTAATGGATCGGAATTTGGCTCCAACCTGGGCGCATCCATTTGGCACGGATTGGCTTGGAAGAGATATGTTCATGCGTACATTAAAAGGTTTGGCAACCAGCATTCAAGTGGGATTACTTGCTGCATGTGGTGGTGGATTGATCGCAATGCTATTAGGTTTGGCTGCCGCTTCAAGCAAGGCTGCTGACCGGGTAATCTCATGGATTATCGACCTGTTCCTGAGTGTACCTCATCTGGTATCGCTGGTTATGCTGGCCTTTGTATTCGGTGGAGGTTTGGCAGGAGTGGCGGCAGCGATTGCGCTGACTCACTGGCCAAATCTGGCTCGGATTGTAAGAGCGGAGATGATTCAACTGAAATCCGCAGAATATATTCAGATTTCACATAAGTTGGGTCAATCGCGGTTACAGATTGCGGTGCAGCATATGCTGCCACATCTGGTCCCACAACTGTTTGTGGGCGTACTGTTAATCTTTCCCCATGCGATTCTGCATGAGGCAGCCATTACGTTTCTGGGGCTGGGGTTGTCCCCGCAGCAACCGGCAATTGGCATTATTTTGTCAGAGTCGATGAGATATTTATCTGCTGGCATGTGGTGGCTCGCCTTTTTCCCGGGACTGGCATTATTGCTGGTTGTTCGTGCGTTTGATGTGTTGGGCAACAGTCTGAAGACGTTGACGGGTACAGGTAGTTCAAGGGAGGTGAGGTAAATATGGCTCTTCTTGATATTGAGGGGGTATCGGTGTCATTTCGGCGCGCTCGTGGTTGGTTTGGACACGAACAGATTGATGTCATTCAGAATCTGGATCTTTCCATAAACGAGGGTGAGATCGTGGCTGTAGTAGGCGCAAGCGGATCGGGTAAAAGTGTACTTGCGCAGGCCATTATGGGCATTCTGCCTGCCAATGCCAAGTTGGAAGGTAGAATGAGCTATAATGGTGAGCCTTTGACTCCAGAGCGGCAGCTTCATCTGCGTGGTGATGAACTGATGTTAATCCCGCAATCCGTCAGTTATTTGGACCCGCTGATGAAGGTGGGGAGGCAAGTTCAGCCGATAACTCGAGATTTGGAAAGGAAGCGTAGATTCATGAATCAAACCCACTTGAAAAAGACAGAGCAGGAGCTGACGGATCGTTATCATCTTCCTCAAGGAACAGCCGGGAAATACCCGTTTGAGTTGTCCGGAGGTATGGCAAGACGGGTGTTGATGGCTACAGCGACATCAGGCCAGCCGAAGCTGATCATTGCCGATGAGCCCACACCGGGTATCCATCCCGAAGTGCTGGTCGAGACGATGAGGCAATTTCGTGAGCTTGCGAATCAAGGCGTAGGCATTCTATGGATTACCCATGATGTCACGACTGCCCTGACGGCTGCTGATCGCATCGCTGTATTTTATGCGGGTGCCAATGTAGAGACAGCGCAGGTGGATGATTTTACGGGGAATGGAGAACGACTGCGCCATCCGTATACGAAAGCCCTCTGGAATGCGTTGCCGCAAAATGGATTTCAGCCACTCCCAGGCTCCCAGCCGTTAGCGGGTCAAGAGATCATCACAGGATGTTCATTTGTTCCCCGATGTAGCTCAGCAACCGTTGCATGTACCCGCGAACGTCCTCCGCTTCGTCAGATACGAGGCGGAGAAGTGAGGTGTCTCCATGTCACTTGAAGCACAGGAAGTAAGTTATCGTCACGATCAGAAATCGTGGGTGTTTCAGCAGATGAACATGCAGGTGCAACAAGGCGAAGTCGTTGGGTTGTGGGGACCGAGTGGCTGTGGGAAAACAAGCCTTGGGCGCATCCTTGCAGGATATGCCGAACCCGTGGCAGGACAAGTATTACTGGATGGTGAACCACTCCCTCGTACAGGAGTATGTCCGGTTCAGCTGGTATTCCAGCATCCGGAGAAAGCTGTGAATCCACGCTGGCGGATGCGGCGTGTACTTCAGGAGGCGGCTGTGCAGGATGAGCAGTTGCTCGAAGCTTTGGGGATTCAGCAAGCTTGGCTGGACCGCAGACCGGGTGAATTATCCGGTGGGGAACTGCAACGATTCTGTGTGGCGCGAGCACTCGGTACATCGACACGTTATGTGATTGCAGATGAAATGACCACGATGCTGGATGCGATCACTCAGGCACAGATCTGGCATACCGTGATGGAAGTGGCTCGCCAGCGTGATCTGGGATTACTGATCATAAGCCATGATCGGGATTTGCTGAACAGGTTATGCGACAGAATTACACCGATGCCGATGTCGATGTCACTGTAGTTTTAATTAGTTTTGAATAAATAAAATGATTGAATACAAAAGGGCACCCCTTGTGAAGTCATTGACCATGAATGTGAGTCATGGACTTGACTACGGGGCACCCCTTTTTCCATTTTACAGATATTCACCATTTAATGAACAGTACACGTTTTGTTCGAAACATACATAGATGTAATTGACAGCTTATTTGCCCGACACATTGCTTAACAACACAGATAATCTGCGCATCGCCTCTTCAACCGTAGAACGTGGACAGGCTACATTAATACGCATGAACCCTGTACCCTCCGTTCCAAAGAAGCTCCCGTCATTGAAAGCAAGCCCTGCTTCATGAAGAAGCATGTTGCATAGTTGTGCATGTGGGATATTCAGCTCCCGGAAATCCATCCATAACAGATAGGTCGCTTCGGGCAGATGCATTTTAATCTGAGGCATGTGTTCCGCGACATATTGCTGTACATACTCCATATTTCCACGGATATAGGCAAGGCACTCATCCAGCCATTCCTCAGCTCCGTTGTAAGCAGCTTCAGTTGCAACAGCACCCAGTGTGCTGATACTGGCAAGTCCCATCGTTTTTACACCCTGCGCGAACGATTCTCGTAACTTGGCGTTGGGGATAATGATGTTGGATGTGCAGAGGCCAGGAATATTGAACGTTTTGCTTGGAGCCGTACAGATGATACTTAGATCAGAGACGGCGTCCGAGATCAGGGTCAATGGTGTATGAGTTCCCCGCTGATGAACAAGATCGGCATGAATTTCATCTGAAACCATCAGTACGTTGTATTGCAGACACAGTGACGTAAGCCCTTCAAGCTCCTCACGAGTCCATACCCGTCCAACCGGGTTATGAGGACTGCACAGAATCAGCATTTTGACCCGACCGGTCTGCAAGCTGGATTCCAGTTGTTCCAGATCCATCGTGTAATGACCGTCATTCTCTACCAGAGGATTGGTGATCAGTTCACGACCTTGACCACGTACTACTTCATAGAAGGGCGCATACACTGGAGTTTGGATGACCACTGCATCTCCCGGCCCCGTGAATCGTTGTACAGCAATACTGAGTGCGGGCACAATACCTGGAGTGAACACAATCCAGTCATCGTTAATTTTCCAGTTGTGGCGCCGTTCCATCCAGTCTGCAACAGCGGCATGATACGCTTCAGTCCGCACTGTATAACCAAAAATCCCGTGCTCCATCCGTGTTTGCAGGGCCTGAATGACGGATGGTGGAGCAGCAAAATCCATATCGGCCACCCACATCGGAAGCGCATCAGCAGCACCGAAGATCTCCTCAAGCGCATCCCATTTTTCTGATCCGGTAGAGATCCGGTTAATAGACTGATCAAATGTACTGTTATTGTTATTCATCGTATTTAATCCCCCTTGAGTTCCGGTCCTTTGACCACAAATCGACAAATAATTATCTAATACATTGGTTAATTTCGCAACTGTTGTGCGTGTATGATTAGCTTCATATGTATGGTCCGGAATTCAGGACTTTATTCATATAAGAACAACTTAACGAGCCAGAGAACAGCAGGCATACAACAAAGACTATTTTTGTACGCCCTTGGTCCTGTTTTGTTCATATATTATTTACAACCCCTTGTCAGATGCTATTATATTGCTAACATTTGGTGGAACAACGGGCTGTTATCCGAATAAGCTCGTATCCATACAAGATGAGCATAACTACATGAGTCTTTCGTGTACATCGAGCGATCGTCTTGAATCGTATGATGCATAAGGCTGACATTTGAACTCAGGAGGCGTTTAAGGATGAAAAGCAAAAAGTGGTTGATTACTGCGAGTGTGTTCGGCATGGTGTTGACCGGATCGGCAGGTGTATATGCAGGTACACAACTGGAGACGATCAAAGCTTATCTGAACCATGGGCTCGCCATC
Coding sequences:
- a CDS encoding alpha/beta hydrolase, translated to METKRTGAKGFKRKRYWIPSVVLILIIGFIGVGTQWTPKITVFLLKSLIETANPDMNNKDTMLSDGITRVVDVLYADEGRNDSTLDIYYPSVTSEPLPVVLWVHGGGWVLGDKADITEYAVQLAKQGYVVVSMNYALAPDTTYPTPVIQTNQALMYVKNHVSEYQGDPDNIFLAGNSAGAQIASQTAAVVTNPSLAKLMNITRVAQPDDLRGVLLFCGPYNLSTVAETGFPLIRTFLWSYTGVKTFEDYPRLNEMSTVLQVTAAYPPAFITSGNVDPLTSQSIELAQVLKRLDVDTETLFFSNSSEKLGHDYQFDLKSDAGQQAIRSAVRFMQQYSR
- the nikR gene encoding nickel-responsive transcriptional regulator NikR, whose protein sequence is MADKEDLTRFGVAFPTPLIEQFDQYIEEQGYKNRSEAFRDLVRKTLLQPSALQSDQDVAGTIVMVYDHHISDLPIRLMELQHEAHHDIISNMHVHLNHDQCLEVIAVRGNLGRLRHLHQQIQVQKGVLYAELSVTYVDELNKLAYAQSHDQDDNPNQSQDHNHSASQHGHSHHHHRSAD
- a CDS encoding ABC transporter substrate-binding protein, coding for MGRFSWRWGKRKGRTGLGILLVCSIGLSGCAQGTAPTASSLENGQSGTNSTKDELVLAVGTEPEGGFDPTTGWGQYGSPLFQSTLLKRDAKLQLVNDLATEYSVSEDGLTWTVTLRNDVKFSDGEPLTAEDVKFTFETAAKSGSVIDLTNMADVQAPDDSTVLFTLKSPQSTFISLLTTLGIVPEHAYGADYAEHPVGSGPYKLVQWDKGQQAIVEANEEYYGNKSAFHKLTFLYLDEDAAYAAAQAGTVDIAAIPAAFSKQQVNGMTLEAVKTVDNRGIMFPMQPAGAKSEDGLPAGNDVTSDLAIRQAVNVVIDRKALVEGVLEGYGRPAYSASDDLPWSNAEAVFTDANLEEAKQILAAGGWVDADGDGIVEKNGVKAEFNLLYFAGDLTRQSLALAAADMVAQAGIKINVEGKSREETKKMAYSNAVLFGWGSHDPLETYNLYSSTHKGEGYYNVGLYSNPVVDSWMEKALHATSEEEALPFWQKAEWDGTTGFSYQGDAPWAWLVNIDHLYLVTNGLNIGKQQIHPHGHGWPVTTNLEEWSWDNSTK
- a CDS encoding ABC transporter permease — protein: MTGRNGWARFVGYKVLRLVSLLVGVSVLSFLLMQFSPVDPIEAYIGGDMIRVSAEQRSLIEERWGLNESPMERLLTWGQALIQGDLGTSMIYRQPVADIIQERFMNSVALMAVAWLLSGIFGFTLGVVAAMRRDSRLDRLICWYCYTLASTPVFWIALLLLMVFGVWLGWLPVGLGVPAGMSADQVTWGDRAIHMILPALTLSLTGVASIALHTRQKLTDVLESDYILFARARGERGFQLFRRHGFRHVVLPAITLQFASFSELFGGAVLAEQVFSYPGLGQATVQAGLRGDVPLLLGLVMCSAIFVFTGNMIADILYRMIDPRMKEELMS
- a CDS encoding ABC transporter permease → MKQTLERSSEQTAEKARVQKVKTANQEVRYMAASNQYSRNPRQRAVIWGSLAVIWIAVVWLTGRLLPAGSTLTSLMDRNLAPTWAHPFGTDWLGRDMFMRTLKGLATSIQVGLLAACGGGLIAMLLGLAAASSKAADRVISWIIDLFLSVPHLVSLVMLAFVFGGGLAGVAAAIALTHWPNLARIVRAEMIQLKSAEYIQISHKLGQSRLQIAVQHMLPHLVPQLFVGVLLIFPHAILHEAAITFLGLGLSPQQPAIGIILSESMRYLSAGMWWLAFFPGLALLLVVRAFDVLGNSLKTLTGTGSSREVR
- a CDS encoding ABC transporter ATP-binding protein; translation: MALLDIEGVSVSFRRARGWFGHEQIDVIQNLDLSINEGEIVAVVGASGSGKSVLAQAIMGILPANAKLEGRMSYNGEPLTPERQLHLRGDELMLIPQSVSYLDPLMKVGRQVQPITRDLERKRRFMNQTHLKKTEQELTDRYHLPQGTAGKYPFELSGGMARRVLMATATSGQPKLIIADEPTPGIHPEVLVETMRQFRELANQGVGILWITHDVTTALTAADRIAVFYAGANVETAQVDDFTGNGERLRHPYTKALWNALPQNGFQPLPGSQPLAGQEIITGCSFVPRCSSATVACTRERPPLRQIRGGEVRCLHVT
- a CDS encoding ABC transporter ATP-binding protein; the protein is MSLEAQEVSYRHDQKSWVFQQMNMQVQQGEVVGLWGPSGCGKTSLGRILAGYAEPVAGQVLLDGEPLPRTGVCPVQLVFQHPEKAVNPRWRMRRVLQEAAVQDEQLLEALGIQQAWLDRRPGELSGGELQRFCVARALGTSTRYVIADEMTTMLDAITQAQIWHTVMEVARQRDLGLLIISHDRDLLNRLCDRITPMPMSMSL
- a CDS encoding MalY/PatB family protein encodes the protein MNNNNSTFDQSINRISTGSEKWDALEEIFGAADALPMWVADMDFAAPPSVIQALQTRMEHGIFGYTVRTEAYHAAVADWMERRHNWKINDDWIVFTPGIVPALSIAVQRFTGPGDAVVIQTPVYAPFYEVVRGQGRELITNPLVENDGHYTMDLEQLESSLQTGRVKMLILCSPHNPVGRVWTREELEGLTSLCLQYNVLMVSDEIHADLVHQRGTHTPLTLISDAVSDLSIICTAPSKTFNIPGLCTSNIIIPNAKLRESFAQGVKTMGLASISTLGAVATEAAYNGAEEWLDECLAYIRGNMEYVQQYVAEHMPQIKMHLPEATYLLWMDFRELNIPHAQLCNMLLHEAGLAFNDGSFFGTEGTGFMRINVACPRSTVEEAMRRLSVLLSNVSGK